From Terriglobales bacterium, one genomic window encodes:
- a CDS encoding PilZ domain-containing protein, translated as MRRYERQKVDMPVNVRITMDGISSTVKGHCVNLSQAGAGCIVAGRLRPGDFVLLEIAMPAQPEPMLVSARVRHQERMYCGLEFVAPSYDVSDGIRRACVPPAVYYPRLHA; from the coding sequence TTGCGGCGCTACGAGCGGCAGAAAGTGGACATGCCAGTCAACGTGCGCATCACCATGGACGGTATCAGTTCAACCGTGAAGGGTCATTGCGTAAACCTCAGCCAAGCGGGAGCGGGATGCATCGTAGCCGGCCGGCTGCGGCCGGGCGACTTCGTCCTGCTGGAGATTGCCATGCCCGCCCAGCCCGAGCCGATGCTGGTCAGCGCTCGCGTTCGGCACCAGGAGCGCATGTACTGTGGGCTTGAGTTTGTCGCGCCCTCATACGACGTAAGCGACGGTATCCGCCGCGCGTGCGTGCCGCCGGCGGTCTATTACCCACGCCTGCACGCCTGA